In Streptomyces sp. NBC_00091, the following proteins share a genomic window:
- a CDS encoding ABC transporter ATP-binding protein has protein sequence MLQAIGLTSTPRRDLPPLVDDLTFEARPGCVTALLGEPGSGKTTALRLMLELEPGRGVTYFRGRPLHRIAHPGREVGVLLGDVPGHPSRTVRNQLRMLCAAVGVPASRADAMMEVVGIGGLRDQRLGSLSAGMDRRVGLAAALLADPCTLLLDEPAAGLSPRERAWLHGLLRGHASLGGAVLFTTDDAKEAARSADRVVSIASGRLVADQDAADFARTRLRPRVAVRTPHAARLADVLGREARAAHRVVEIVEESGSRLSVYGSNCAEVGEAAFRHGVLVHQLADETGDAGAPVPPVPQARTGAGSGVRVEARVEAGAQVRTGPGAAAGPDAAVHPDPRPTTSPTSSPTTGVRAEPSAGAPPAPAPAPASAPEPAGLPGSARRHRRARSGRPAPAVRRVGGPLRPLRYELRRVFGTATPFLTAALVVVVSAATALVLARAGHTPQNRVLAAWPELFPLPPAALGAGLLGALAFGEEYRYPALAADRGTVPRRLGLLTAKLGVCAALALALGALAVTADAAALRLVFGTAPLRAPAEWLAPAASWAGLLVGCAWAGVLASGVFRSAVAGLAAVLAVPVMVVPLVRKALEGPSAYPVSGVASRLRGLASSPWPPEADRYVLGALRVMAQPVGTALVLSLMVLLCAYGFTGLRGRVRW, from the coding sequence ATGCTCCAGGCCATCGGACTCACCAGCACACCCCGTCGAGATCTCCCGCCCCTCGTGGACGACCTCACCTTCGAGGCCCGCCCGGGGTGCGTGACCGCCCTGCTCGGAGAGCCGGGTTCGGGCAAGACCACCGCACTGCGGCTCATGCTCGAACTCGAACCGGGCCGCGGCGTCACCTACTTCCGCGGCCGCCCGCTGCACCGCATCGCGCATCCCGGCCGGGAGGTCGGCGTCCTGCTCGGAGACGTCCCCGGACATCCCTCGAGGACGGTTCGCAACCAGCTGAGGATGCTCTGCGCCGCCGTCGGCGTCCCAGCCTCCCGGGCCGACGCCATGATGGAGGTCGTCGGTATCGGCGGCCTGCGCGACCAGCGTCTCGGCTCGCTCTCGGCCGGCATGGACCGCCGCGTCGGGCTGGCGGCGGCCCTGCTCGCCGACCCCTGCACCCTGCTCCTCGACGAACCGGCCGCCGGGCTCTCCCCCCGGGAACGCGCCTGGCTGCACGGGCTGCTGCGCGGACACGCCTCCCTCGGCGGCGCCGTGCTGTTCACCACCGACGACGCGAAGGAGGCCGCCCGCAGCGCGGACCGGGTCGTGTCCATCGCCTCGGGCCGGCTCGTCGCCGACCAGGACGCCGCGGACTTCGCGCGCACCCGGCTCCGGCCGCGGGTCGCCGTGCGCACCCCGCACGCCGCCCGGCTGGCCGACGTACTGGGCCGTGAGGCCAGGGCCGCACACCGCGTGGTGGAGATCGTCGAGGAGAGCGGCAGCCGGCTCTCGGTGTACGGGAGCAACTGCGCCGAGGTCGGCGAGGCCGCCTTCCGGCACGGCGTACTGGTCCACCAGCTCGCCGACGAGACCGGAGACGCCGGAGCGCCCGTCCCGCCCGTGCCGCAGGCCCGCACCGGGGCCGGCTCGGGGGTCCGGGTGGAGGCCCGGGTCGAAGCCGGTGCCCAGGTCCGCACCGGACCGGGTGCCGCGGCCGGCCCGGACGCCGCAGTCCACCCCGACCCCCGCCCCACCACCAGTCCCACCTCCAGCCCCACCACCGGGGTCCGCGCCGAGCCGTCCGCCGGAGCCCCGCCCGCCCCGGCACCCGCCCCGGCATCCGCCCCCGAGCCCGCCGGGCTGCCGGGGTCCGCACGGCGGCACCGACGCGCCCGCTCCGGGCGCCCCGCCCCGGCGGTGCGCCGCGTGGGCGGTCCGCTGCGCCCGCTGCGCTACGAGCTGCGCCGCGTCTTCGGCACCGCCACCCCCTTCCTGACGGCCGCCCTCGTCGTCGTCGTCTCCGCCGCCACCGCCCTCGTACTCGCGCGGGCCGGCCACACCCCGCAGAACCGGGTCCTCGCCGCCTGGCCGGAGCTGTTCCCGCTGCCCCCCGCCGCGCTCGGCGCCGGGCTGCTGGGCGCCCTGGCCTTCGGCGAGGAGTACCGCTACCCCGCCCTCGCCGCGGACCGGGGCACAGTGCCGCGCCGGCTGGGGCTGCTCACCGCCAAGCTCGGGGTGTGCGCCGCCCTGGCCCTCGCGCTCGGGGCCCTCGCGGTCACCGCCGACGCCGCCGCGCTCCGGCTCGTCTTCGGTACGGCCCCGCTGCGCGCCCCGGCGGAGTGGCTCGCCCCGGCCGCGAGTTGGGCCGGGCTGCTGGTCGGCTGCGCCTGGGCCGGGGTGCTCGCCTCCGGGGTCTTCCGGTCCGCCGTCGCGGGCCTGGCCGCCGTGCTCGCCGTGCCGGTGATGGTCGTACCGCTGGTGCGCAAGGCGCTGGAGGGGCCGTCCGCGTACCCGGTGAGCGGAGTCGCCTCCCGGCTGCGCGGCCTGGCCTCGTCCCCGTGGCCGCCGGAGGCGGACCGGTACGTCCTGGGGGCCCTTCGGGTGATGGCCCAACCCGTCGGCACCGCACTGGTGTTGTCGTTGATGGTCCTGTTGTGCGCCTATGGGTTCACAGGACTGCGCGGACGGGTCCGTTGGTGA
- a CDS encoding glycogen debranching N-terminal domain-containing protein, with product MAPPVPETGPPGPPPTPAPRPPLRPAEGPSGRVPPSPRERPASPPAGTAPTGPPPGAGVGAGRRAELPPVHGAVICVAAPFLAISPEHGQLTGRGIDGIYRSGRRLLSRCVLRVAGRDPVAVQGRSLGADRAAFTATVRTGVEAGPDPDIGVERVRHADGTERITVRSFAARPLRLPVEVSLGTDLAELAAVAAGHAGPELAAGVHAAGLRWSTGDALAVTTAEPAPDDALASAGLLRWELELGPGESRSIELRTTRDRSARAPAGQVANPLAAARAEGDDPRADAWFRTSVEDLRALLLRDPAEPGDAFAAAGVPWRLGLAPAESLWAARMALPLGTGLAAATLRTLARSQTGGRGPGAGKIPGPLRAAGPQLPPGCTGTEATLGFPVVLAEARRWGLPEEEVAQLLPAAERCLDWLRGALGEDGFLADPDPGPRRCETQAHAYRAALLGADLLDGCGRSGAGEWRERAAALREGFRARFWIDGPDGGRPAAALHPDGRPLPRLTGAAVHLLDTGLLGGGRLAPGLLDRVRTEQLARLLGAPAMDSGWGLRSMAAREPGHNPFGHRSGAVRAHESAVAVAGLAQAGFEKEAAGLLRGLLDAAEAFAYRLPEMYAAEQRTAGSAPLPHPAACRPAAVAAAAGIHALTALAGIRPDAPAGTVAVTPQAGAPLGALRLSGLRVSGEPFTVRISRLGVGMVEEAADGLQLGG from the coding sequence ATGGCTCCCCCCGTACCCGAAACCGGCCCGCCCGGACCCCCTCCCACCCCGGCGCCCCGCCCGCCGCTGAGGCCGGCGGAGGGTCCTTCGGGCCGGGTGCCGCCGAGCCCGCGGGAGCGCCCGGCGAGCCCTCCCGCGGGAACCGCGCCGACCGGGCCGCCCCCCGGCGCCGGTGTGGGCGCTGGGCGGCGGGCCGAGTTGCCGCCGGTGCACGGGGCCGTCATCTGCGTCGCCGCGCCCTTCCTGGCGATCTCGCCCGAGCACGGCCAGCTGACCGGGCGGGGGATCGACGGGATCTACCGCTCCGGGCGGCGGCTGCTGTCGCGGTGCGTACTGCGCGTCGCCGGGCGGGACCCGGTGGCCGTACAGGGGCGCAGCCTCGGCGCGGACCGGGCCGCCTTCACCGCCACCGTCCGCACCGGGGTCGAGGCCGGACCCGACCCCGACATCGGGGTGGAACGCGTCCGCCACGCGGACGGCACCGAGCGGATCACCGTGCGCAGCTTCGCCGCCCGCCCCCTGCGGCTGCCCGTGGAGGTCTCCCTCGGCACCGACCTCGCCGAACTGGCCGCGGTGGCGGCGGGCCACGCCGGCCCGGAGCTCGCCGCCGGGGTGCACGCGGCAGGGCTGCGCTGGAGCACCGGGGACGCCCTGGCCGTCACCACCGCCGAACCGGCCCCCGACGACGCCCTCGCCTCGGCCGGGCTGCTGCGCTGGGAACTCGAGCTGGGCCCAGGGGAGTCCCGCAGCATCGAGCTGCGGACCACCCGGGACCGCAGCGCGCGGGCCCCCGCCGGGCAGGTGGCGAACCCGCTGGCCGCGGCCCGCGCCGAGGGGGACGACCCCAGGGCCGACGCCTGGTTCCGGACCAGCGTCGAAGACCTCCGCGCCCTGCTCCTGCGGGACCCCGCGGAACCAGGCGACGCCTTCGCGGCGGCAGGCGTGCCGTGGCGGCTCGGGCTGGCCCCGGCGGAGTCGCTGTGGGCCGCGCGGATGGCACTCCCGCTCGGCACCGGGCTGGCCGCCGCCACCCTGCGGACCCTGGCCCGCAGCCAGACCGGGGGGCGCGGCCCCGGCGCGGGGAAGATCCCGGGACCGCTGCGCGCCGCCGGACCGCAGCTGCCGCCCGGATGCACCGGGACCGAGGCCACCCTCGGCTTCCCGGTGGTGCTCGCCGAGGCCCGGAGATGGGGGCTGCCCGAGGAGGAGGTGGCCCAGCTGCTGCCCGCCGCGGAGCGCTGCCTGGACTGGCTGCGCGGGGCGCTGGGGGAGGACGGCTTCCTGGCCGACCCCGATCCGGGGCCACGGCGCTGCGAGACCCAGGCCCACGCCTACCGTGCCGCGCTGCTCGGCGCCGACCTGCTCGACGGATGCGGGCGGAGCGGAGCGGGGGAGTGGCGGGAACGGGCGGCCGCCCTGCGGGAGGGGTTCCGGGCCCGGTTCTGGATCGACGGCCCCGACGGGGGCCGCCCCGCCGCCGCCCTGCATCCCGACGGCCGGCCGCTGCCCCGGCTGACCGGGGCCGCCGTACACCTGCTGGACACCGGCCTGCTCGGCGGGGGCCGGCTCGCGCCCGGCCTGCTGGACCGGGTCCGTACCGAGCAGCTCGCCCGGCTGCTCGGAGCCCCGGCCATGGACTCGGGATGGGGGCTGCGGAGCATGGCGGCCCGCGAACCGGGACACAACCCCTTCGGCCACAGGTCGGGCGCGGTCCGGGCCCACGAGAGCGCCGTCGCGGTGGCCGGGCTGGCCCAGGCCGGCTTCGAGAAGGAGGCCGCCGGCCTGCTGCGGGGCCTGCTCGACGCGGCGGAGGCCTTCGCGTACCGGCTGCCGGAGATGTACGCCGCCGAGCAGCGCACCGCCGGCAGCGCACCCCTTCCGCATCCCGCGGCCTGCCGCCCCGCCGCGGTGGCCGCGGCCGCCGGGATCCACGCGCTCACCGCCCTCGCCGGAATCCGCCCGGACGCCCCGGCGGGCACGGTCGCCGTGACCCCGCAGGCGGGCGCCCCGCTCGGGGCCCTGCGCCTCTCGGGCCTGCGGGTGTCGGGGGAGCCGTTCACCGTCCGGATCAGCCGCCTCGGCGTCGGCATGGTGGAGGAGGCCGCCGATGGGCTCCAACTGGGAGGGTGA
- a CDS encoding DUF4192 domain-containing protein, protein MTTNHESRSQSGRPSLSPSGAPAEPQITLRSPAELADALPYMLGFHPTDSLVMVAVHGEGGRFGGRLRVGIPTAPAEWEDTARQVAECLIRGSERRAGKPDGIVVFLCKDPQGGESGQRVMTRLRPLAQRLRVACGALDVPVLEALCLSGGRYWSYTCGEAGCCPAEGTPLAPPGTSVMAAAATFAGLQVRGSLKEIESRLTPLGGPWAAEQEEALERAATALVPRILDGATREEVGAETLALARTLMRRLTLAPPAEGGPRADDWDDALLGHDEAAAVILGLQDREIRDIAAEWMEDEEAAPALRLWRALARRCVGAYGEHAAAPLTLAGWVSWSSGDEPTARIAFGLALRADSEYRFAQLLHHACNEGIDPEGLRQCLREERGRREPGRKRPAGATRPPGRRTGQRRRASRRPEGSGQ, encoded by the coding sequence ATGACGACGAACCACGAATCACGCAGCCAGTCCGGACGGCCTTCCCTCAGCCCGTCCGGAGCACCCGCCGAACCCCAGATCACCCTGCGCAGCCCGGCCGAACTGGCCGACGCGCTGCCCTACATGCTCGGCTTCCACCCCACCGACTCCCTCGTCATGGTCGCCGTGCACGGCGAGGGCGGACGCTTCGGCGGCCGGCTCCGGGTCGGGATCCCCACCGCGCCCGCCGAATGGGAGGACACCGCCCGCCAGGTCGCCGAATGCCTGATCCGCGGCAGCGAGCGGCGCGCCGGCAAGCCCGACGGCATCGTGGTCTTCCTCTGCAAGGACCCGCAGGGAGGCGAGAGCGGGCAGCGGGTCATGACCCGGCTGCGGCCGCTGGCCCAGCGGCTGCGAGTCGCCTGCGGCGCCCTGGACGTGCCGGTCCTGGAGGCCCTGTGCCTCTCCGGCGGGCGCTACTGGTCGTACACCTGTGGCGAGGCCGGATGCTGCCCGGCCGAGGGCACCCCGCTGGCCCCGCCCGGCACCTCGGTGATGGCCGCCGCGGCCACCTTCGCCGGGCTCCAGGTGCGGGGCTCCCTGAAGGAGATCGAGAGCCGGCTGACCCCGCTCGGCGGGCCCTGGGCCGCCGAGCAGGAGGAGGCCCTCGAGCGGGCCGCCACCGCCCTCGTCCCGAGGATCCTCGACGGGGCTACCCGGGAGGAGGTCGGCGCCGAGACCCTCGCCCTGGCGCGGACCCTGATGCGGCGCCTGACCCTGGCCCCGCCCGCCGAGGGCGGACCCCGCGCCGACGACTGGGACGACGCGCTGCTCGGTCACGACGAGGCCGCCGCCGTGATCCTCGGGCTCCAGGACCGGGAGATCCGCGACATCGCCGCCGAATGGATGGAGGACGAGGAGGCCGCCCCCGCCCTGCGGCTGTGGCGGGCCCTGGCCCGGCGCTGCGTCGGGGCCTACGGGGAGCACGCCGCGGCCCCGCTCACCCTGGCCGGCTGGGTCTCGTGGTCCAGCGGGGACGAGCCGACCGCCCGGATCGCCTTCGGACTGGCCCTGCGGGCCGACTCCGAGTACCGGTTCGCCCAGCTCCTCCACCACGCCTGCAACGAGGGCATCGACCCCGAGGGGCTGCGCCAGTGCCTGCGGGAGGAACGCGGGCGCCGCGAACCGGGCCGCAAGCGGCCCGCCGGGGCCACCCGCCCGCCCGGCCGCCGGACCGGACAGCGCCGCCGCGCCTCCCGCCGCCCCGAGGGGAGCGGACAGTGA
- a CDS encoding NUDIX domain-containing protein, which yields MSPYDPSAFPPFAVTVDLVVLTVRRHALCALVVRRGEQPFQGRWALPGGFVRGDEDLAAAAARELSEETGLCAHDPAVPGVDNGAHLEQLATYGDPQRDPRMRVVSVAHLVLAPDLPAPRAGGDANSARWAPVDELLEGPDQASAGLAFDHARILADGVERARSKIEYSSLATAFCPPEFTVGELRRVYEAVWGVALDPRNFHRKVTGTPGFLVPAGGTTTRQGGRPAQLFRAGGATLLNPPMLRPEV from the coding sequence ATGTCGCCCTACGACCCGTCGGCCTTTCCGCCCTTCGCCGTCACCGTCGACCTGGTCGTGCTCACCGTGCGGCGCCACGCGCTCTGCGCGCTGGTCGTGCGACGGGGTGAGCAGCCGTTCCAGGGCCGCTGGGCCCTGCCCGGCGGTTTCGTGCGCGGGGACGAGGACCTGGCGGCGGCCGCGGCCAGGGAACTCTCCGAGGAGACCGGGCTGTGCGCGCACGACCCGGCCGTACCTGGCGTGGACAACGGAGCGCACCTCGAACAGCTCGCCACGTACGGCGACCCGCAGCGCGACCCCCGGATGCGGGTGGTCAGCGTGGCGCACCTGGTCCTCGCCCCGGACCTCCCCGCGCCCAGGGCGGGCGGCGACGCGAACAGCGCCCGCTGGGCCCCCGTCGACGAACTCCTGGAAGGCCCCGACCAGGCCTCCGCCGGGCTCGCCTTCGACCACGCGCGGATCCTCGCCGACGGCGTCGAGCGCGCCCGGTCGAAGATCGAGTACTCCTCCCTGGCCACCGCCTTCTGCCCGCCCGAGTTCACCGTCGGTGAGCTGCGCCGGGTGTACGAGGCCGTGTGGGGCGTGGCGCTCGACCCGCGCAACTTCCACCGCAAGGTCACCGGGACCCCCGGGTTCCTGGTGCCCGCCGGGGGGACGACCACCCGTCAGGGCGGGCGGCCCGCACAGCTGTTCAGGGCCGGCGGGGCGACTCTGCTCAACCCGCCGATGCTGCGCCCGGAAGTCTGA
- a CDS encoding RecQ family ATP-dependent DNA helicase has protein sequence MNADLRSSADSVLARLVGDPTGTARLREDQWRAIEALVAHKRRALVVQRTGWGKSAVYFVATSLLRASGAGPTVIVSPLLALMRNQVEAAARAGIHARTINSANPEEWEGIQAEVAAGEVDVLLVSPERLNNPDFRDQVLPKLAAATGLLVVDEAHCISDWGHDFRPDYRRLRTMLADLPPGVPVLATTATANARVTADVAEQLGTGAGTDALVLRGPLDRESLSLAVLALPDAAHRLAWLADHLADLPGSGIIYTLTVAAAEEVTAYLRHRGHTVSSYTGKTENADREQAERDLQANRVKALVATSALGMGFDKPDLGFVVHLGSPSSPIAYYQQVGRAGRGVEHAEVLLLPGREDEAIWQYFASVAFPPEEQVRRTLDVLAQAGRPLSLPALEPLVDLRRTRLETMLKVLDVDGAVHRVKGGWTSTGEPWVYDAERYAWVARQRAAEQQAMRDYAASTECRMEFLRRQLDDEEAAPCGRCDNCAGARFTADVSSTALDTARGELGRPGVELEPRKMWPTGLAAVGVDLKGRIPAGEQSSTGRALGRLSDIGWGNRLRPMLAAQAPDQPVPDDVAQAVVAVLADWARGPGGWASGAADAPARPVGVVSLPSRSRPQLVGSLAARIAEVGRIPLLGTLEYTDQAPQFGLPSSNSAQRVRALHQALTVPPALAATLAEVQGPVFLVDDRSESGWTLAVAARLLRRAGAKEVFPLVLALQP, from the coding sequence ATGAACGCAGACCTGAGGTCCTCGGCCGATTCCGTACTCGCCCGTCTCGTGGGCGACCCCACGGGCACCGCACGGCTGCGCGAGGACCAGTGGCGGGCCATCGAGGCCCTCGTCGCACACAAGCGGCGGGCCTTGGTCGTGCAGCGCACGGGCTGGGGCAAGTCCGCGGTCTACTTCGTGGCCACGTCCCTGCTGCGGGCGAGCGGCGCCGGTCCGACCGTCATCGTCTCCCCGCTGCTCGCGCTGATGCGCAATCAGGTCGAGGCGGCCGCCCGGGCCGGCATCCACGCGCGCACCATCAACTCCGCCAATCCTGAGGAGTGGGAGGGCATCCAGGCCGAGGTCGCGGCGGGCGAGGTCGACGTCCTGCTGGTCAGCCCCGAGCGGCTCAACAACCCGGACTTCCGCGACCAGGTGCTCCCCAAGCTGGCGGCCGCCACGGGGCTGCTCGTGGTCGACGAGGCGCACTGCATCTCCGACTGGGGGCACGACTTCCGCCCCGACTACCGACGGCTGCGCACGATGCTGGCCGACCTCCCCCCGGGCGTCCCGGTCCTGGCGACCACCGCCACCGCCAATGCCCGGGTGACGGCCGACGTCGCCGAACAGCTCGGCACCGGAGCCGGCACGGACGCCCTGGTGCTGCGCGGCCCGCTGGACCGCGAAAGCCTGAGCCTGGCGGTCCTGGCCCTGCCCGACGCCGCGCACCGGCTGGCCTGGCTCGCCGACCACCTCGCGGACCTGCCCGGCTCCGGAATCATCTACACCCTGACCGTGGCCGCCGCCGAGGAGGTCACCGCCTACCTGCGCCACCGCGGGCACACGGTCTCCTCGTACACCGGCAAGACCGAGAACGCCGACCGCGAACAGGCCGAGAGGGATCTCCAGGCCAACCGGGTCAAGGCCCTGGTGGCCACCTCCGCCCTCGGGATGGGCTTCGACAAGCCCGACCTCGGCTTCGTGGTGCACCTGGGCTCGCCCTCCTCCCCCATCGCCTACTACCAGCAGGTGGGCCGCGCCGGCCGCGGCGTGGAGCACGCCGAGGTCCTGCTGCTGCCCGGCCGCGAGGACGAGGCGATCTGGCAGTACTTCGCCTCGGTGGCCTTCCCCCCGGAGGAGCAGGTCCGCCGCACCCTGGACGTCCTGGCCCAGGCGGGCCGCCCGCTGTCGCTGCCCGCCCTGGAACCGCTGGTCGACCTGCGCCGCACCCGGCTGGAGACGATGCTCAAGGTGCTCGATGTGGACGGCGCCGTGCACCGCGTCAAGGGCGGCTGGACCTCCACCGGCGAGCCCTGGGTGTACGACGCCGAACGCTACGCCTGGGTCGCCCGGCAGCGGGCCGCCGAACAGCAGGCGATGCGGGACTACGCAGCGTCGACCGAGTGCCGGATGGAGTTCCTGCGCCGTCAGCTCGACGACGAGGAGGCCGCGCCCTGCGGCCGCTGCGACAACTGCGCCGGCGCCCGCTTCACGGCCGACGTCTCCAGCACCGCACTGGACACCGCCCGGGGCGAACTGGGCCGCCCGGGCGTGGAGCTGGAACCGCGCAAGATGTGGCCGACCGGGCTCGCGGCGGTGGGCGTGGACCTCAAGGGCCGGATCCCGGCCGGGGAACAGTCCTCGACCGGCCGGGCCCTGGGCAGGCTGTCCGACATCGGCTGGGGCAACCGGCTGCGCCCCATGCTCGCCGCGCAGGCGCCGGACCAGCCTGTTCCGGACGATGTCGCGCAGGCCGTGGTGGCCGTGCTCGCCGACTGGGCCCGGGGGCCTGGCGGTTGGGCCTCGGGGGCCGCTGACGCTCCCGCCAGGCCCGTGGGCGTGGTCTCGCTGCCTTCGCGCAGCCGCCCGCAGCTGGTCGGCTCCCTGGCGGCGCGGATCGCGGAGGTGGGACGGATCCCCCTGCTGGGGACGCTGGAATACACGGATCAGGCACCGCAGTTCGGGCTGCCGTCCTCGAACAGCGCCCAGCGGGTGCGCGCGCTCCACCAGGCATTGACCGTGCCGCCAGCCCTGGCGGCCACCCTGGCCGAGGTCCAGGGTCCGGTGTTCCTCGTCGACGACCGCTCGGAGAGCGGATGGACCCTCGCGGTGGCCGCCCGGCTGCTGCGCCGGGCCGGGGCCAAGGAGGTGTTTCCGCTGGTGCTCGCGCTCCAGCCGTAG
- a CDS encoding ribonuclease HII, protein MPYEAPTHTVERSLRATTGAKVIAGVDEVGRGAWAGPVTVCAAITGLRRPPAGLTDSKLITPKRRDALLDVLEDWVTAHALGHASPEEIDELGMTAALRLAAVRALEALPVRPDAVILDGKHDYLGAPWQVRTVIKGDQSCVSVAAASVIAKVRRDRMMAELGEPGDGIEDFAFAANAGYPSPVHRAALEKRGPTAYHRLSWSYLDALPQWRHLKKVRRSEEAMELENGGQLGFDF, encoded by the coding sequence ATGCCGTACGAAGCACCCACCCACACCGTCGAGCGCTCCCTCCGTGCAACCACCGGCGCCAAGGTCATCGCCGGGGTCGACGAGGTCGGACGAGGGGCCTGGGCCGGTCCCGTCACCGTCTGCGCGGCGATCACCGGCCTGCGCCGGCCGCCCGCGGGGCTCACCGACTCCAAACTGATCACCCCCAAGCGACGCGACGCGCTGCTCGACGTCCTCGAGGACTGGGTCACCGCGCACGCCCTCGGGCACGCGTCCCCGGAGGAGATCGACGAACTGGGGATGACCGCCGCCCTGCGGCTCGCGGCGGTGCGTGCGCTGGAGGCCCTCCCGGTCCGGCCCGACGCGGTGATCCTCGACGGCAAGCACGACTACCTCGGCGCGCCCTGGCAGGTCCGTACGGTCATCAAGGGCGACCAGTCCTGCGTCTCCGTGGCCGCCGCCTCGGTGATCGCCAAGGTCCGGCGCGACCGGATGATGGCCGAACTCGGCGAACCGGGCGACGGAATAGAGGACTTCGCTTTCGCCGCCAACGCCGGCTACCCCTCGCCCGTGCACCGGGCCGCGCTGGAGAAGCGCGGTCCCACCGCGTACCACCGGCTCTCGTGGTCGTACCTCGACGCGCTGCCCCAGTGGCGGCACTTGAAGAAGGTACGGCGCAGCGAGGAAGCGATGGAACTGGAAAACGGAGGCCAACTCGGCTTCGATTTCTGA
- a CDS encoding FadR/GntR family transcriptional regulator, translating to MSTLAHTMMTAARHADTGLAGPGELDRYPYAEASGSDRVGPPHWDGADVELSRVGRRAAGSRGRGLHGQLVQQLGQMIVSGDLGADRPLVPEEIGQRFEVSRTVVRESLRVLEAKGLVSARPNVGTRVRPVADWNLLDPDIIEWRAFGPQRDDQRRELNELRWTIEPLAARLAAGHGRPDVQQRLSDMVEIMGHALGQGDAITFARADNEFHALLIQVAGNRMLEHLSGIVSAALQVSGSPVTSCDRPGETCVAHHARMVEALASGDSAGAESAMRQLLTVHPEVERVVPAPREH from the coding sequence GTGAGTACCCTTGCGCACACCATGATGACCGCCGCCCGCCATGCCGACACCGGCCTCGCCGGCCCGGGCGAACTCGACCGCTACCCCTACGCGGAGGCCTCCGGCTCCGACCGGGTCGGACCGCCCCACTGGGACGGCGCCGACGTCGAGTTGAGCCGTGTCGGCCGCCGGGCGGCCGGCAGCCGCGGCCGCGGACTGCACGGCCAACTCGTCCAGCAGCTCGGCCAGATGATCGTCTCCGGCGACCTCGGCGCGGACCGGCCGCTGGTCCCCGAGGAGATCGGCCAGCGCTTCGAGGTCTCCCGTACCGTCGTCCGCGAATCGCTGAGGGTCCTGGAGGCCAAGGGCCTCGTCAGCGCCCGCCCCAACGTGGGCACCCGGGTCCGCCCGGTCGCCGACTGGAACCTGCTCGACCCCGACATCATCGAGTGGCGCGCCTTCGGCCCCCAGCGCGACGACCAGCGCCGCGAACTCAACGAGCTCCGCTGGACGATCGAGCCGCTGGCCGCCCGCCTCGCCGCCGGCCACGGACGCCCGGACGTCCAGCAGCGCCTCTCCGACATGGTCGAGATCATGGGTCACGCCCTCGGCCAGGGGGACGCGATCACCTTCGCGCGCGCCGACAACGAGTTCCACGCGCTCCTGATCCAGGTCGCGGGCAACCGCATGCTCGAGCACCTGTCGGGCATCGTCTCCGCCGCCCTCCAGGTCTCCGGCAGCCCCGTCACCTCCTGCGACCGCCCCGGCGAAACCTGTGTGGCGCACCACGCGCGGATGGTCGAGGCCCTCGCCTCCGGCGACAGCGCGGGCGCCGAGAGCGCCATGCGCCAGCTCCTGACGGTGCATCCGGAGGTCGAGCGCGTGGTCCCCGCCCCGCGCGAGCACTGA
- a CDS encoding TetR/AcrR family transcriptional regulator: MAGSGWSAEAAPQAQAVPEAAAGRRRGPALERAILDAALEQLSTVGWNALTMEAVAAGARTGKAALYRRWPSKADLVAEVLREGLPGLGEIADHGSVREDLYRLTVRMRDVMRSRAGVALRAVLHECDHAHADLFREVIWKGLHEPAQEVIRELVQRGIERGDVRSDATSPLVADVIPAMLMYRAKVCGSEWPDAEIAEMIDGLMVPMLRA, from the coding sequence ATGGCGGGTTCGGGCTGGTCGGCGGAGGCGGCGCCGCAGGCGCAGGCGGTGCCGGAGGCGGCGGCCGGGCGCAGGCGGGGGCCGGCGCTCGAACGGGCGATTCTGGACGCGGCCCTGGAGCAGCTGAGCACCGTCGGCTGGAACGCCCTCACCATGGAGGCGGTCGCGGCAGGGGCGCGCACCGGGAAGGCGGCCCTCTACCGCCGCTGGCCCTCCAAGGCGGATCTGGTCGCCGAGGTGCTGCGGGAGGGGCTGCCCGGGCTGGGCGAGATCGCCGATCACGGGTCGGTGCGCGAGGACCTCTATCGGCTCACCGTGCGGATGCGGGACGTCATGCGTTCGCGGGCCGGGGTCGCCCTGCGCGCGGTCCTTCACGAATGCGATCACGCCCACGCCGACCTGTTCCGCGAGGTCATCTGGAAGGGTCTGCACGAGCCGGCGCAGGAGGTGATCCGCGAGCTGGTACAGCGCGGAATCGAGCGGGGAGACGTGCGGTCCGACGCCACGAGCCCGCTGGTCGCCGATGTGATTCCGGCGATGCTGATGTACCGCGCCAAGGTGTGCGGGAGCGAATGGCCGGATGCGGAGATCGCCGAGATGATCGACGGGCTGATGGTGCCGATGCTCCGGGCGTGA